The window AATGGATTTTCCAGGGTGTCTGTGGGTTTCTTCAGAGCATATTGAGGAAAAGGGTGAGTGATATATTTACTCATGCATTTCCTCACTAATTCACTCCACAAAAATTTACTGGGAAAAATAGACCTCATTGCTACTGGAAAAATTGGGTTGATCcttttgagaaaattaaaattgaCTTGGGACTCTAGCTTTTTCTCATACTATCTAGGCTAATTAACTGTGTAGTACATAGCTCTCAAGCCTTAGCAGTTTCAGATTGGGCATTTAGCTGTTATATAGCCAGAGAGCAAAGATTAAATGACAATTCCTACCCATCATTCCCAAAACAACCTCTCTCAAAACCACCACCTAAGATTCTGTTGAACAAATGCTTAAGGCTTTGATTGAGAAGATGTTTTGGCCACTCACAAGTCACTGATTTATCAGATTTTTCCAAAGGGAAATGCTCAAATTCCAAACTATGATAAGGTCTCAGCAAAAATGATAGTAAATATACAGTAATTCTGACAgtaattttttctcctttgtgaaCTTTATGTGAAAATGCTTACaatttataaaattaggtcttatttaataatatatttatgaatatattcAGTATATATTTATGGAATAGTCTTTattgaaatgaataaaataactgTCTTGGAAATAAGCAAGCAAAGAAATTCCTGAAAAAGAATAGATTTTCTTTGACTAGCCAACTACTTTGATGCGTTTAAAGTATGAttcattttccaaaatattgaagtaTAGACATGTTTCAGAAACATGTACTATGTGTCAAGTATACCTATTATGTATTGTAGTGATGAGGAATTTATTCATGCTAAAGAATGGtctgactgtgagatttatagtcCCGTCTTGGTAGGCCTAGAACTTTGATGTTTGGTTTATCCAAAGTTTATCAGGTCCTAGGAAAAAGAAGTGTGATGGATTAAAGACTACTACAAATTCCTTGCCTTCCATCATATTGAAAGATGGAGACTATTTCTCCTCCTCTTTAATCCAGGATGGCCCTATGACCTATTTTGACtaacagaatgtggcagaagtagcTCTGTCCCTTCTGAGGCTGGGGCCCAAGAGTTCTACAACTTCCATTTTCCCTACTTGGGACACGCTCTTGGAAGCCAGCATCCATGTGAGGAGTGTGATTACTCTGAGACTagcatgctgtgaggaagcctgaGCTAGCCATGTGGCTACCAGGAGGCACTGAGGTGCCAGGTAAGTGTATAGAGCCTTCTGGAACTTCTAGCCCAGTTAGGCCACCCACTGAATGCTGCTGAGCAAATGACCCCAGCAATGCCGCAGAGAGCAGAAGAACTACTCCGCTTATCCTTGTCTGCATTCCTGACCCATGGAATTATAGGCAAGtaaaaattgctatttttaagCCCCTATCTTTGGGtatagtttgttacacagcaatagataataaaaacaactGGCTCGTACCGCTCACCGTCTTCCCCAAAGGAAAGTTTACTTAGGAAACCAAATTGATTGATAAATAAGAGAATCAGAgcagagaaaatgttttcaaggatACCCAGGACTACAGTTCCAGGCTTTTTCTCATTTGACCTGAGTATCACCTCCCCTTGCCAATCTGAGAAACCATTGCCCTCAAATTGTCTCCTCATGAACACCACTTTCCCATTCTAAGATGCTCCAGTCAGTTCTTCTGATTGCTCTAAGTTTTATATGAAATTACAGCTGGTTTGTGTCAGGCAGTGGGCCTCCAGTAGTCACTCAACAGGGCCACCCAAATGTAGTGAGTCCCTGCCTTGTCTGAGGCACTGAGCTGGGAGGTGGGGATGCCAGCACAAACACGCAAATATGCCAATAtatagtccctgccctcacaaAGCTTATAATCTATTAGAAGGAGCAAAGTCACATTCAAATAATTATAATTCAACTCAGACTCTGAGTTGCCTGGGAAACACCGGAGTGCTTATTTATGGCTTGGTGGAAGATTTCATAGGGAGAGTGACATTCGATCTGGGCCTGGGAGAGTGAGTAGGAGCTTGGCAGGAGGGGACATTTATCAGAGTCATTCCAGCCAAAGGGAGTAGTGTGAGTAAAACTTTCTGATGAGCTTGGGGGCCTACAAGGTGTCCGGTGAGGCTGGGATGTAGCAAGAATTGGGGCAGATGAGATTAAAAAGGTAGCTTGGGGTCTGATTGCGCAGGTCTTCAGACACTCACTCCTTAGAAAAGGAGTTAGaaatttgtccttttaaaaattggtgaGCTGTGGAAGGTTCAGGGGCGAGGTGGTCACATCTGCATTCATACAGTGTTGGTCATGGGGCTTCTTTTTCCTTCCATCCCCTGTACTGGTACTCTTTGTTCAGAGACTGATGATACCATGTGGAAGAACAAAATAGATGAGTAATTGAAAGCATACCCTCAGAGGAAGGCTGCTTGATAATCTGAGAAGTAGTTTATCACTTTACCACttaaaaatagggaaaatatatttaaatgtgttttgttcaattgttttatttttttttttgtgaggaagatcaaccctgagctaacatccatgccaatcctcctctttttttgcttagaaAGAtttgctctgggctaacatctattgccaatcctcctccttttttttttcccccaaagccccagtagatagttgtatgtcatagttgcacatccttctagttgctgtatgtgggacgccgcctcagcatggccagacaagtggtgcaacggtgcatgcccgggatccaaacctgggccgccagcagcggagcacgtgcacttaaccgctgagccacggggctggccttgtTCAAttgttttaagaataaaaagaCTGCCCAACTCTTAGAAAGTATAACATTTGCTGAAAGCAAGAAAATGTAACTTTGGGGAGATTTTTTCCTGATCCCAAAGATAAAAGGAGAGATGGTTCCCAAAGCACTCAGAAAGGTCTTTATTGTGGGGGAAAGCAGCAGTTTCTCTAACCTGTGTGGCGTGCCAGGGGTAATTACAGTATCCCTCAGTCACAAATTAAGCATTGCTTCTTGGCAAGTGTCCCCTTTCGCCTGAGCTTATCTTGAAAGAATTCTCTGAGGTCTCAGTAAGCTGcacttatttaaaatattgcaGTATGAATATTGACAAACAGGTCACTATCTTATGCTGTTTTGTGTGAGAGGTGCTAAGAACTAgaaaatgaggttgagaatctggGTTCTGTTGCTAACCTGCTGATTCTACAACCCAGGGGGTAAAGGGAGGGGCTCTCCCTGCCCTTGAGCAAATAGTGCAGCAGGGGAGAAAGGGGTGGCATGGTGTGGACATGCAGAAGTCAAGGTCTTTAACTATCACTTTTTCAAGAGGTAAgtctgtaattttttctttttgtgttatttattttgtgatcAAAATTAGGCTAGCTCTGTAAAATGatttggaaagattttttttttttgccatggaATATTTGATATAAACTTAGGAATTATCTATTTCTTGACTGGACGTGCACAGCTGGTGGGAACACTTTATGGGTCTGGTTCCCTTCTTGGAGATAACTTGTTGACAACcgttttttctctcccttgttTCTTCTCTGGttatttgtctgtttgggttTTCTGCTTCTTTCCAAGGGAATTTTGACAATTTGTATTTTCTTGAAAAACAGGCTTTTCATCAAGACTTCATAGAATTGTGTTGTAAATGACTTCTTCTGTGTCTGTTATatccttgtctcactcttcttctCATCTGTCTtagtatcttttatttttctttaatgaatttACTACaggactttcaattttatttattttgccctcCCTTAAACAGCAAGCactttcccttcctcttcttgacaGGTAGTGGGCAGAGAACTGTTCTAATCGCTCCTTCAAACCATCTTGAGGCCCTTCTGTGTGAAAGCTGAGCATTCTAGGTACATTATTTTATGGCACTGATCTCCTTAGCTTTACCTAAAGCCTTTGGCTATGAGATGGGAGTCAACTTCTTCTCCTTCAGTTTCCCAACCAGGTCTTTATCAGCCCTAAGACCACATTTAGCTTCCATTGGATGATGAGAGTGTTGGGAAAATGGTGTCATATTTCAGATGACCACTTTGCACAGATATATGCTAAATGATGCAGGATCAcaagggaaaagcaaattaaagatACATCTTTCTGCAGATAGGATGGGGTGTAATCTGTCATACTCTTCTTGTCCAGTTTCTTGTCCCATAAACCCAGATTCACCAGTTTTCCATCTACCATACCATTACCAGAATAGTTGTCAAAGACAGTGAGGATATATTCTCCAGGAAGTGCATTGGCAGGTAACTGAACAGTAGGCAAGTTTTACCTGCAGCTGCATCTTCCACCACCACGCACCTGATGGCCTGCATCTGGGCCACCATGGGTGGCTCAAGGCTGTGGCTTGGCATATAGACAAGAAGTGGTGGGTTCAGGGTGCCAGGGCCTGTGTCCACACCACCTTGCCCTTAGCAGATTGAAAGCTGAAGCCTGGCAACAGACACCACCCAAAGCTGGAAGAAACCCCATGTTTGCATCTCAGTGGGGATCCTTTAAGGCCGGAACGTCTCCCTAGTCTAAAAGAAACAAACTTACAATAGTAGAATTTGAGAGAGATGGAAATGGTGGAAGATTATTTCACCTACGGTGATTTATCCAGTGTGTACCAATTACTCCAGGTAGTAAGGCAGGACTTGCATGTGGAGTGGTTTCCATGAAACAGGCTGTAAGTATGTGTGTACCCAGAAGGGCACTAGCGGCTCCGTTTACACATAGCAATCTGAGTATAAGGCTCACTGGAATGCCTTTTTAAAAGAAGGATTCAGCAAGAAGTAGTGGAAGGACATAGAATTGTAGTCACAGGACCAGGATTTGAATCCCACTTCTATCATTAAATCTATAACTCCGGGTGAgtgtttcttaatctctctgagccttggtttcaatgtctctaaaatggaaataataacatcTACCTACCAGAATTGTTGCAAAGATATAAATCAatgagattaaattaaaaaaaaaaaggtaagatgCCTTGCAAACTCTAAAGTAACTTGAAAATGAAAGTTATTCCTACAGCAAGCATTTGTTAAGGACTATTGTGCATATAATCTGTATTAATTGTGGTAGCAATTTACCAGATACGTCCTTAAATACCTCATACCATTTTAGCCTACCAGTTGAGAAGTTTCTGTGGGAAAGCCTTTCTCTGAAATAATTCTACTTTATGTAGTAATTTTTCCTTATCCTATGGGTTGGATTTTAGAAATAGATAAGGATTTTAAAACATCAAGGAGCATGAAGATTTTTCACACTTTCTCCTTGCTTTTATTAACAAAAAGAGAGCTGTGGCAAGGGTGTATGCTTCAGTGAGAAATAATGAGAGAAAGCCATTCACGGGCCTTTCTTGGTTAAGTGCGATTAAGCTAGCCTGTGATTTTTGTATTAAACTGCTGGTAGTTGGGAACAAATATTTGGAGCTACTCATTAAATACATTACCTAGATTAAGGAGTTTTTCATGATTACAAACACAAGGAGGAAGGATGTCTTTAAAACCTGTGGTCTCTTAAAATAAAGACTAATGCAAGGTTAGTGATCAAGTAGCCCTAGACCCTGGCTGCAGGGCCCATGAAAACTGTTGATTAGGCCCTACAGCACATCAGAGGACGGAATTACAGTGGGGCTCCGAACTGGATGCTCCTGCGGCTCCTGACGTCTAAATATGTGTGAGCTTTGGCTAACACTTAAACTCCCTGAACCCAGTTTCTTTATCACTAAAGAGGAGTAATAACATTCATCTGGACTATTGCACAGGGGGTGGTGGTGGTCTGATTCAAGACGCAAACGACAGGAAAAGCTGATTCAAAGAGGCTTGGTGAGTTCTTCTCAAATGTCAATGTGCCAAGAGGCACGTGGGGATTTTGTTCAAATGCAGATTCTTGTTCAAGAGGATCAGCAGTGTGGTCCCGAttctgcctttttaaaattttttattttactttttcgtTTTATTTTCATTAGATACTACATAATACACTGCATAACCTTCTAGCAGGGGTAGATGAGCATAACTGAGTTATTTTTTCATCAATCAGGAAAATGCTTCTTTAATCAACGTTCTCCAAACCCTTTGACACATAGTAACGATTAACTCCAGAGATGCACCTATCTCTTTCCATCAAACTCCACTGATATGAATAATGGGCAATCCTTTCTTCTTTGCCCCCATTAGGTGAACCTGTGGATGCACGCAGCGGCCACCCCAGGGATGATCAAGCACATGGCCATGACGGCCATCCCAGGAAGAATCTCGAACCACATCACGGTACAGTTACCTGGGCTAGATACTTTCTTCCAGGCCCCTTAAAGGTGACCTCGCTTCCCGATTCTGCATTTTTGCcaagctcccaagtgatgctgatgctgctggcctaCATATGGATCACACTTGAGTAGTGGcttcaacaataaagaaaatttaagtcGATTTAACTGCAAGGCCCAGGAATAAATATTGGCCTCAGTTAAGGCTTGTTCCAGTTGCTCAATAAAGTTATGAAAGCACTAGCTTCCTTTTGCTGTTTCCTGTGCTCTGTAACGTCAGCCTCACCTGGAGGCCGGCTCTACTCACGGAATCAAGGCGACTGCTTGCAGTTCCGGGGGCTTTGGTTCAGACAACCTTGGTTGTGGCCAGCAGAAAACTGTTTCCACAATGTTGCCAGCAAAGGTCCTAAGAGTCATTCTGATTGTACAGAGGAAATAAACGGATTCACTCAACCCAGGTCATAGGCTCCACTCGTGGAGCTGAAGGTGGAACGAGATTCtcagaatcaaatggaaatcagGGCTATGAAAAGGagaaagtgggtggaggaggCAGCCATAGAAAGTCCTTTGTAGAGTCAAATAAgacaaagtttgttttttttaaaatcaaatctaTTTTAACAAATGTAATAACATATAAATATGAAATGTTATAAATGGTTTGTACACTTGCCCATATGATTTTGGAAACTTCTCTGAGTCAGGAAATATCAGTTTTTGTTAATATCGAATATATTTTAGAGATCATGACACTCTTTTGGAGATTCCcaagacatatttttatttattagttttaatacaTTTGACGTGGCTTGTGTCAACAGGAGTCAGTAAGAAGGGTTGAAGTGAGTAATAGCTCTATGAAAAGATTGGAAAATCCACCGCGCAGGAAAACCCTTTTAAGGTGTTTTGcaatttggtttttaaatttagtCATAACTTTTACTCTTCTGTACAGCTAGACATGGAGGGGGAAAAGAGAAATATGGAACCAAACAATTGTAGCAAATGAGAATACCAAAAGAGTGGAGTATAAGGTCAGACT of the Diceros bicornis minor isolate mBicDic1 chromosome 16, mDicBic1.mat.cur, whole genome shotgun sequence genome contains:
- the LOC131415154 gene encoding LOW QUALITY PROTEIN: NADH dehydrogenase [ubiquinone] 1 alpha subcomplex subunit 1-like (The sequence of the model RefSeq protein was modified relative to this genomic sequence to represent the inferred CDS: deleted 1 base in 1 codon) produces the protein MWFEILPGMAVMAMCLIIPGVAAACIHRFTNGGKEERIAHYSYQWSLMERDRCISGVNRYYVSKGLENVD